In Dromiciops gliroides isolate mDroGli1 chromosome 5, mDroGli1.pri, whole genome shotgun sequence, the following are encoded in one genomic region:
- the MMP19 gene encoding matrix metalloproteinase-19: MKWKLLWLGCLLPIMVAGRSVKPVDQEEALDYLIKYGYLQKPLERMTDGFRPAEVTEAVRSFQEASKLPISGQFDWLTRARMGQPRCGLEDPFNQKTQKFLLLGRWRKRHLTFRILNWPSTLPIQTARTALHTAFRYWSRVAPLSFREVRAGWADIRLSFHGQHSPHCSQGFDGPGKVLAHADIPESGSVHFDESEMWTEGTKMGVNFRIIAAHELGHALGLGHSRYPQAVMAPVYSGFRPHFQLHPDDVAGIRALYGKRIPPSGEEEEEAVEEEGNEVSIVTPEPSLPGTVPDPCSGELDAMMLGPHGKTYAFKGDYVWTVTGSKLGPLFHVATLWKGLPGNLDAAVYSPRTKWIHFFKGNMIWRYMGFKLVPGFPKRLSQVGPNLDAALYWPLNKKVFLFKGSGYWQWDELAANDFSRYPKPIGKLFTGVPDKPSAALSWQDGKVYFFKGNKYWRLNQQLRVEKGFPKDTSQNWMHCLLPTVGITASVTSSTPRTVHLATNRTTSFSAPDISSSLLSTTTLAQE; this comes from the exons ATGAAGTGGAAGCTGCTATGGCTGGGATGTCTCCTTCCCATAATGGTGGCAGGAAGGTCTGTGAAACCGGTGGATCAGGAGGAGGCTCTG GATTACCTAATAAAGTATGGATACCTGCAGAAGCCTCTGGAGAGAATGACAGATGGTTTTAGGCCAGCAGAAGTGACAGAAGCAGTCAG GTCCTTCCAGGAAGCTTCAAAGTTGCCAATCTCTGGGCAGTTTGATTGGCTAACAAGGGCACGAATGGGGCAGCCCCGCTGTGGCCTAGAGGACCCTTTCAACCAGAAGACCCAAAAATTTTTACTGTTAG GTCGCTGGCGGAAGAGACACCTAACCTTCCGTATCTTGAATTGGCCGTCCACTCTCCCAATCCAAACTGCCAGGACAGCTCTGCATACTGCCTTTAGATACTGGAGCAGGGTGGCCCCCCTGAGCTTCCGAGAAGTTCGGGCAGGCTGGGCAGATATTCGTCTCTCCTTCCATGGCCAACACAGCCCCCACTGCTCACAAGGTTTTGATGGACCTG GAAAGGTCCTGGCCCATGCTGACATCCCTGAATCTGGCAGTGTGCACTTTGATGAATCAGAGATGTGGACAGAGGGGACCAAAATGGGGGTAAACTTTCGCATCATTGCAGCCCATGAGCTTGGCCATGCGCTAGGGCTGGGCCATTCCCGATATCCACAGGCCGTGATGGCACCTGTTTATTCTGGCTTCCGGCCTCACTTCCAGCTTCACCCTGATGATGTGGCAGGGATTCGGGCCCTCTATG GCAAGAGGATCCCTCCaagtggagaggaggaagaggaggcggtggaggaggaagggaatgaagtTTCCATTGTAACCCCAGAACCCTCGCTGCCCGGAACTGTGCCTGACCCCTGCAGTGGAGAGCTGGATGCCATGATGCTAG GCCCTCATGGAAAGACATACGCCTTCAAAGGAGACTATGTATGGACAGTGACTGGCTCCAAACTGGGGCCCCTTTTCCATGTGGCCACCTTATGGAAGGGGCTCCCAGGGAACCTGGATGCTGCTGTCTACTCCCCCCGTACAAAATGGATCCACTTCTTTaagg GTAACATGATCTGGCGCTATATGGGCTTCAAATTGGTCCCTGGCTTCCCTAAGCGGCTAAGTCAGGTGGGACCTAACTTGGACGCAGCTCTCTACTGGCCCCTCAACAAGAAAGTTTTCCTCTTCAAG GGCTCTGGGTATTGGCAGTGGGATGAGTTGGCTGCCAATGACTTCAGCCGTTACCCAAAGCCCATAGGAAAGCTGTTCACTGGGGTTCCAGACAAGCCCTCTGCGGCTTTGAGCTGGCAGGATGGCAAAGTCTACTTCTTTAAAGGTAACAAGTATTGGCGCCTGAACCAGCAGCTTCGAGTGGAGAAAGGCTTTCCCAAGGACACTTCTCAGAACTGGATGCACTGTCTCCTCCCCACCGTGGGCATCACTGCCTCGGTCACCAGCTCCACTCCAAGAACTGTCCACTTAGCCACAAACAGGACCACGTCCTTCTCAGCTCCAGATATCTCCTCTTCACTTCTTTCCACGACCACTCTTGCTCAGGAGTAG
- the LOC122729864 gene encoding transmembrane protein 198-like isoform X3: MRISRQPTGPSELPRLPTPLKLLWINRRAGPVLTVVPLAMDQVQPPLTVTPDPRLFNQQLPEPPEPQCVLEPRDNPELVPALACALCCFFGVIYCCFGALVIFLLCHKERVLETQLSLEVSAGIALGIGLLCGLVTMLVRSVGLFLTGLLLGLTLGAGALLGTEPFYQPPSAWVPTGGLVGLALLGALLTLRWPRPFTVLGTALLGAAVLVGCADYFLEGLALGGRLGQRLQALPALPPLCWYSWALLGAWPALGALGALAQWRLTAEGHRAHNDGVLSHRLKSLQLLRIRQQEAKWQQNSGAAASEGSYRRQVPHRARSPADSLAPSYLQSLRDRQLGPSTTGTPHHAILDLDSDCGSTVPLTTPPRSSQT; this comes from the exons ATGAGAATATCAAGACAACCCACAGGGCCCTCTGAGTTGCCAAG GTTGCCCACCCCCCTCAAACTTTTGTGGATAAACAGAAGAGCTGGTCCAGTTCTCACTGTGGTCCCCTTGGCCATGGATCAGGTGCAGCCCCCCTTGACTGTGACCCCTGATCCCAGGCTCTTTAATCAGCAACTCCCAGAACCTCCTGAACCACAATGTGTCTTGGAGCCTCGAGACAACCCTGAGCTAGTTCCAGCTCTGGCCTGTGCTCTTTGCTGTTTCTTCGGAGTCATCTACTGCTGTTTCG GAGCCCTGGTAATCTTCTTGCTTTGCCACAAAGAACGGGTGCTGGAGACACAACTGAGCCTGGAGGTGAGCGCAGGCATCGCGCTGGGCATTGGCCTCCTCTGTGGGCTGGTCACAATGCTGGTCCGAAGTGTGGGGCTCTTCCTGACTGGCCTCCTGCTTGGCTTGACCCTGGGAGCAGGTGCCTTACTGGGCACTGAACCCTTCTACCAACCACCCTCAGCCTGGGTACCAACAGGGGGCCTGGTGGGACTGGCACTTCTAGGTGCCCTACTTACCCTACGCTGGCCCCGACCTTTCACCGTGTTAGGCACGGCCCTCCTGGGAGCAGCCGTACTGGTGGGCTGTGCTGACTACTTCCTGGAGGGGCTGGCACTAGGTGGGCGTCTGGGTCAGCGACTTCAGGCCTTACCTGCCCTGCCCCCACTCTGCTGGTACAGCTGGGCCCTGCTGGGTGCCTGGCCTGCCCTGGGGGCACTTGGAGCCCTTGCTCAGTGGAGACTCACAGCGGAGGGCCACAGAGCCCACAATGATG GGGTCTTGAGTCATCGACTGAAGAGCCTTCAGCTCCTTAGGATACGTCAGCAGGAGGCCAAGTGGCAGCAGAATTCTGGGGCAGCAGCCAGTGAGGGCAGTTACCGTCGCCAGGTCCCACACCGAGCCCGGAGCCCAGCTGACAGCCTGGCACCA AGTTATCTCCAGAGTCTCCGGGATCGACAGCTGGGACCAAGCACTACGGGTACTCCCCACCATGCCATCCTGGACCTAGActctgactgtggttccaccgTGCCCCTCACTACACCCCCTCGCTCCAGCCAAACCTGA
- the LOC122729864 gene encoding transmembrane protein 198-like isoform X1 codes for MRISRQPTGPSELPRLPTPLKLLWINRRAGPVLTVVPLAMDQVQPPLTVTPDPRLFNQQLPEPPEPQCVLEPRDNPELVPALACALCCFFGVIYCCFGYRCFKAVMFLSGLLSGALVIFLLCHKERVLETQLSLEVSAGIALGIGLLCGLVTMLVRSVGLFLTGLLLGLTLGAGALLGTEPFYQPPSAWVPTGGLVGLALLGALLTLRWPRPFTVLGTALLGAAVLVGCADYFLEGLALGGRLGQRLQALPALPPLCWYSWALLGAWPALGALGALAQWRLTAEGHRAHNDGVLSHRLKSLQLLRIRQQEAKWQQNSGAAASEGSYRRQVPHRARSPADSLAPSYLQSLRDRQLGPSTTGTPHHAILDLDSDCGSTVPLTTPPRSSQT; via the exons ATGAGAATATCAAGACAACCCACAGGGCCCTCTGAGTTGCCAAG GTTGCCCACCCCCCTCAAACTTTTGTGGATAAACAGAAGAGCTGGTCCAGTTCTCACTGTGGTCCCCTTGGCCATGGATCAGGTGCAGCCCCCCTTGACTGTGACCCCTGATCCCAGGCTCTTTAATCAGCAACTCCCAGAACCTCCTGAACCACAATGTGTCTTGGAGCCTCGAGACAACCCTGAGCTAGTTCCAGCTCTGGCCTGTGCTCTTTGCTGTTTCTTCGGAGTCATCTACTGCTGTTTCG GCTATCGATGCTTCAAGGCAGTGATGTTCCTGTCCGGGCTGCTTTCAGGAGCCCTGGTAATCTTCTTGCTTTGCCACAAAGAACGGGTGCTGGAGACACAACTGAGCCTGGAGGTGAGCGCAGGCATCGCGCTGGGCATTGGCCTCCTCTGTGGGCTGGTCACAATGCTGGTCCGAAGTGTGGGGCTCTTCCTGACTGGCCTCCTGCTTGGCTTGACCCTGGGAGCAGGTGCCTTACTGGGCACTGAACCCTTCTACCAACCACCCTCAGCCTGGGTACCAACAGGGGGCCTGGTGGGACTGGCACTTCTAGGTGCCCTACTTACCCTACGCTGGCCCCGACCTTTCACCGTGTTAGGCACGGCCCTCCTGGGAGCAGCCGTACTGGTGGGCTGTGCTGACTACTTCCTGGAGGGGCTGGCACTAGGTGGGCGTCTGGGTCAGCGACTTCAGGCCTTACCTGCCCTGCCCCCACTCTGCTGGTACAGCTGGGCCCTGCTGGGTGCCTGGCCTGCCCTGGGGGCACTTGGAGCCCTTGCTCAGTGGAGACTCACAGCGGAGGGCCACAGAGCCCACAATGATG GGGTCTTGAGTCATCGACTGAAGAGCCTTCAGCTCCTTAGGATACGTCAGCAGGAGGCCAAGTGGCAGCAGAATTCTGGGGCAGCAGCCAGTGAGGGCAGTTACCGTCGCCAGGTCCCACACCGAGCCCGGAGCCCAGCTGACAGCCTGGCACCA AGTTATCTCCAGAGTCTCCGGGATCGACAGCTGGGACCAAGCACTACGGGTACTCCCCACCATGCCATCCTGGACCTAGActctgactgtggttccaccgTGCCCCTCACTACACCCCCTCGCTCCAGCCAAACCTGA
- the LOC122729864 gene encoding transmembrane protein 198-like isoform X2, with amino-acid sequence MRISRQPTGPSELPRLPTPLKLLWINRRAGPVLTVVPLAMDQVQPPLTVTPDPRLFNQQLPEPPEPQCVLEPRDNPELVPALACALCCFFGVIYCCFGYRCFKAVMFLSGLLSGALVIFLLCHKERVLETQLSLEVSAGIALGIGLLCGLVTMLVRSVGLFLTGLLLGLTLGAGALLGTEPFYQPPSAWVPTGGLVGLALLGALLTLRWPRPFTVLGTALLGAAVLVGCADYFLEGLALGGRLGQRLQALPALPPLCWYSWALLGAWPALGALGALAQWRLTAEGHRAHNDGVLSHRLKSLQLLRIRQQEAKWQQNSGAAASEGSYRRQVPHRARSPADSLAPSYLQSLRDRQLGPSTTGLWRMLGQNLLSLCPLR; translated from the exons ATGAGAATATCAAGACAACCCACAGGGCCCTCTGAGTTGCCAAG GTTGCCCACCCCCCTCAAACTTTTGTGGATAAACAGAAGAGCTGGTCCAGTTCTCACTGTGGTCCCCTTGGCCATGGATCAGGTGCAGCCCCCCTTGACTGTGACCCCTGATCCCAGGCTCTTTAATCAGCAACTCCCAGAACCTCCTGAACCACAATGTGTCTTGGAGCCTCGAGACAACCCTGAGCTAGTTCCAGCTCTGGCCTGTGCTCTTTGCTGTTTCTTCGGAGTCATCTACTGCTGTTTCG GCTATCGATGCTTCAAGGCAGTGATGTTCCTGTCCGGGCTGCTTTCAGGAGCCCTGGTAATCTTCTTGCTTTGCCACAAAGAACGGGTGCTGGAGACACAACTGAGCCTGGAGGTGAGCGCAGGCATCGCGCTGGGCATTGGCCTCCTCTGTGGGCTGGTCACAATGCTGGTCCGAAGTGTGGGGCTCTTCCTGACTGGCCTCCTGCTTGGCTTGACCCTGGGAGCAGGTGCCTTACTGGGCACTGAACCCTTCTACCAACCACCCTCAGCCTGGGTACCAACAGGGGGCCTGGTGGGACTGGCACTTCTAGGTGCCCTACTTACCCTACGCTGGCCCCGACCTTTCACCGTGTTAGGCACGGCCCTCCTGGGAGCAGCCGTACTGGTGGGCTGTGCTGACTACTTCCTGGAGGGGCTGGCACTAGGTGGGCGTCTGGGTCAGCGACTTCAGGCCTTACCTGCCCTGCCCCCACTCTGCTGGTACAGCTGGGCCCTGCTGGGTGCCTGGCCTGCCCTGGGGGCACTTGGAGCCCTTGCTCAGTGGAGACTCACAGCGGAGGGCCACAGAGCCCACAATGATG GGGTCTTGAGTCATCGACTGAAGAGCCTTCAGCTCCTTAGGATACGTCAGCAGGAGGCCAAGTGGCAGCAGAATTCTGGGGCAGCAGCCAGTGAGGGCAGTTACCGTCGCCAGGTCCCACACCGAGCCCGGAGCCCAGCTGACAGCCTGGCACCA AGTTATCTCCAGAGTCTCCGGGATCGACAGCTGGGACCAAGCACTACGG gCTTGTGGCGTATGCTGGGGCAGAATCTACTCAGCCTCTGCCCCTTGCGGTGA
- the LOC122729864 gene encoding transmembrane protein 198-like isoform X4, which produces MDQVQPPLTVTPDPRLFNQQLPEPPEPQCVLEPRDNPELVPALACALCCFFGVIYCCFGYRCFKAVMFLSGLLSGALVIFLLCHKERVLETQLSLEVSAGIALGIGLLCGLVTMLVRSVGLFLTGLLLGLTLGAGALLGTEPFYQPPSAWVPTGGLVGLALLGALLTLRWPRPFTVLGTALLGAAVLVGCADYFLEGLALGGRLGQRLQALPALPPLCWYSWALLGAWPALGALGALAQWRLTAEGHRAHNDGVLSHRLKSLQLLRIRQQEAKWQQNSGAAASEGSYRRQVPHRARSPADSLAPSYLQSLRDRQLGPSTTGTPHHAILDLDSDCGSTVPLTTPPRSSQT; this is translated from the exons ATGGATCAGGTGCAGCCCCCCTTGACTGTGACCCCTGATCCCAGGCTCTTTAATCAGCAACTCCCAGAACCTCCTGAACCACAATGTGTCTTGGAGCCTCGAGACAACCCTGAGCTAGTTCCAGCTCTGGCCTGTGCTCTTTGCTGTTTCTTCGGAGTCATCTACTGCTGTTTCG GCTATCGATGCTTCAAGGCAGTGATGTTCCTGTCCGGGCTGCTTTCAGGAGCCCTGGTAATCTTCTTGCTTTGCCACAAAGAACGGGTGCTGGAGACACAACTGAGCCTGGAGGTGAGCGCAGGCATCGCGCTGGGCATTGGCCTCCTCTGTGGGCTGGTCACAATGCTGGTCCGAAGTGTGGGGCTCTTCCTGACTGGCCTCCTGCTTGGCTTGACCCTGGGAGCAGGTGCCTTACTGGGCACTGAACCCTTCTACCAACCACCCTCAGCCTGGGTACCAACAGGGGGCCTGGTGGGACTGGCACTTCTAGGTGCCCTACTTACCCTACGCTGGCCCCGACCTTTCACCGTGTTAGGCACGGCCCTCCTGGGAGCAGCCGTACTGGTGGGCTGTGCTGACTACTTCCTGGAGGGGCTGGCACTAGGTGGGCGTCTGGGTCAGCGACTTCAGGCCTTACCTGCCCTGCCCCCACTCTGCTGGTACAGCTGGGCCCTGCTGGGTGCCTGGCCTGCCCTGGGGGCACTTGGAGCCCTTGCTCAGTGGAGACTCACAGCGGAGGGCCACAGAGCCCACAATGATG GGGTCTTGAGTCATCGACTGAAGAGCCTTCAGCTCCTTAGGATACGTCAGCAGGAGGCCAAGTGGCAGCAGAATTCTGGGGCAGCAGCCAGTGAGGGCAGTTACCGTCGCCAGGTCCCACACCGAGCCCGGAGCCCAGCTGACAGCCTGGCACCA AGTTATCTCCAGAGTCTCCGGGATCGACAGCTGGGACCAAGCACTACGGGTACTCCCCACCATGCCATCCTGGACCTAGActctgactgtggttccaccgTGCCCCTCACTACACCCCCTCGCTCCAGCCAAACCTGA
- the DNAJC14 gene encoding dnaJ homolog subfamily C member 14, with translation MAQQHPGERKLYRAPHSGSSLWTSGPTVGPDKLSFSGFGDSVEAAPNGTYCLTRHPCSTNTPPQSPTHQSDPNQGAPRDPGPSGEGEDLDQTEASSDEETSVDKELSRDDGAGDLEDGDSSIPTIPSVCNCQGAPSVPEGLFSEGGDGSFSNFCSCCTSPALEEDEDDEEGPTRVPSNPSPVPSGKKPPPRRQRHRLPTKEESREGGRRDPRPSGRHRPGRKRSQADRRRYLVVWVSEELYRLGQKGFWWLIELLVLVGEYVETGGHLIYSCGQLRGSDLHLLRVWVGSWVGHLGSWTQMVFLCLCWGLCSGAGLFSHLLRLLCAVLLLVLALLLGCLQLSWRVLVCMGDRLGWRAQASWLFSRLDAPAMHRFWTHLKESRTWQQLVGLVQRGWLEVPWGKQRTNRQGDVQASSGRYYQPGEEVSRLLAMAEIPEDELNPFQVLGVETTASDVELKKAYRQLAVMVHPDKNHHPRAEEAFKVLRAAWDIVSNPERRKEYEMKRMAESELSRSVNEFLSKLQDELKEAMNTMMCSRCQGKHRRFEMDRESQCARYCAECSKMHPAEEGDFWAESSMLGLKITYFAMMDGKVYDITEWAGCQRVGISPDTHRVPYHISFGSRIPGPGGRQRATPDTPPASVADLQDFFSRIFQVPPGQMPNGNFFAASQPGPGTSPPSRPDSSTAPKGPETKPKRRKKVRRPFHR, from the exons ATGGCCCAGCAGCACCCCGGGGAAAGGAAGTTGTACAGGGCACCCCACAGTGGCTCTTCACTTTGGACTTCAGGGCCCACTGTGGGCCCCGACAAACTTTCATTCTCAGGATTTGGGGACTCGGTAGAGGCTGCACCCAATGGTACCTATTGCCTTACAAGACATCCTTGTTCCACAAATACACCACCCCAGAGTCCCACCCACCAATCAGATCCAAACCAAGGTGCTCCGAGGGACCCAGGACCctctggggagggagaagatctTGATCAGACTGAAGcatcttcagatgaggaaacaagcgtGGACAAGGAGCTTTCAAGGGACGATGGGGCTGGGGACTTGGAGGACGGAGATTCTTCCATCCCAACAATACCGTCAGTCTGTAATTGTCAAGGAGCTCCCAGTGTTCCTGAGGGGCTTTTCTCTGAGGGAGGAGATGGCTCATTTAGTAACTTTTGCTCCTGCTGTACTTCCCCAGCCctggaagaagatgaagatgatgaagaagggCCCACCAGGGTTCCCAGTAACCCTTCCCCTGTGCCCAGTGGAAAGAAGCCTCCACCCAGGAGGCAGCGGCATCGCCTGCCAACCAAAGAGGAATCTAGGGAGGGCGGTCGGAGGGACCCTCGTCCCTCTGGTCGACACCGGCCTGGCCGGAAACGAAGCCAGGCAGACCGGCGTAGATATTTGGTGGTATGGGTATCAGAGGAACTGTATCGACTTGGACAGAAGGGGTTCTGGTGGCTGATTGAGTTGTTGGTGTTAGTGGGGGAGTATGTGGAAACTGGTGGGCACCTTATCTATTCTTGTGGACAGCTGAGAGGCAGTGATCTGCACCTGCTTCGAGTATGGGTGGGAAGCTGGGTTGGGCACTTGGGGAGCTGGACTCAGATGGTGTTCCTGTGTCTGTGCTGGGGACTTTGCTCTGGGGCAGGGCTTTTTTCCCACCTCCTACGACTCCTGTGTGCTGTGCTACTCTTGGTCCTTGCCCTGCTGTTGGGCTGTCTTCAGCTGAGCTGGAGAGTCTTGGTGTGCATGGGAGACCGATTGGGCTGGCGGGCTCAGGCCAGCTGGCTCTTCTCCAGGCTGGATGCCCCTGCTATGCATCGCTTTTGGACTCATCTCAAAGAGAGCAGGACATGGCAACAGTTGGTGGGGCTAGTGCAGAGGGGTTGGCTGGAGGTGCCCTGGGGCAAGCAGAGGACCAACAGGCAAGGGGATGTGCAAGCATCTAGTGGGCGCTACTACCAACCTGGAGAAGAGGTGTCTCGGCTCTTGGCTATGGCTGAGATCCCAGAAGATGAGCTAAACCCCTTCCAGGTGCTAGGGGTAGAAACCACAGCATCGGATGTGGAACTGAAGAAGGCATACAGGCAGCTGGCGGTGATG GTTCATCCTGACAAGAATCATCACCCCAGGGCTGAGGAGGCCTTCAAGGTCTTGCGGGCTGCCTGGGACATTGTCAGCAACCCAGAGAGACGGAAGGAATATGAGAT GAAACGGATGGCAGAGAGTGAGCTGAGCAGGTCAGTCAATGAATTTCTGTCCAAGCTGCAGGATGAACTCAAAGAGGCCATGAATACTATGATGTGCAGCCGGTGTCAAGGGAAGCACAG GAGGTTTGAAATGGATCGAGAGTCCCAGTGTGCTCGATATTGTGCTGAGTGCAGCAAGATGCATCCTGCTGAGGAAGGTGACTTCTGGGCAGAGTCAAGCATGTTGGGCCTCAAGATCACTTATTTTGCCATGATGGATGGAAAAGTATATGACATCACAG AATGGGCTGGGTGTCAACGTGTGGGGATATCCCCAGATACCCACAGAGTCCCCTATCACATCTCATTTGGGTCCCGGATTCCTGGTCCTGGTGGGCGGCAGAG AGCCACTCCAGATACCCCTCCTGCTTCAGTTGCTGACCTTCAGGATTTCTTTAGCCGGATCTTTCAGGTTCCCCCAGGCCAGATGCCCAATGGAAATTTCTTTGCAGCTTCCCAGCCTGGCCCTGGGACCAGTCCACCTTCCAGGCCAGACAGTTCCACAGCACCCAAAGGTCCAGAAACCAAACCGAAGCGGCGGAAAAAAGTGAGGAGGCCCTTCCATCGCTGA